A single region of the Salmo salar chromosome ssa16, Ssal_v3.1, whole genome shotgun sequence genome encodes:
- the si:dkeyp-59c12.1 gene encoding ras-related and estrogen-regulated growth inhibitor-like protein isoform X2 yields MTGLNALKLDANVVVLGKDRVGKSALTVRFLSRRFIGEYGNIESIYSHNVVMDGRDITFNIWDSPCCQDLSMETSPYEKKVQWANGFVLVYSICDRASFNSVTKLIQSIKDFQGMVMVPMVIVDNKRDLNHRWTVLSEEGRMLTLTIDCQFYVVSAAENYYSVLMVFHGLIDRIWKSKSAIKKQAGIKDIVKSMSAVFARRRTDSL; encoded by the exons ATGACAGGCCTCAACGCTTTAAAATTGGACGCTAATGTAGTAGTTCTTGGGAAAGACAGGGTTGGTAAATCTG CGTTGACAGTCCGCTTTTTAAGTAGAAGATTCATTGGAGAATATGGGAATATTG AATCAATCTACAGCCACAATGTTGTCATGGATGGAAGGGACATAACTTTTAACATCTGGGATTCACCATGTTGTCAG GATCTGTCCATGGAGACCTCCCCATATGAGAAGAAAGTCCAGTGGGCGAACGGTTTTGTCCTGGTCTACAGCATCTGTGACAGGGCCAGCTTCAACTCTGTCACCAAGCTGATCCAGTCCATTAAGGACTTCCAGGGCATGGTCATGGTGCCCATGGTGATCGTAGACAACAAGAGGGACCTGAATCACAGATGGACAGTCCTCAGTGAGGAGGGCAGAATGCTAACCCTGACAATAGACTGCCAGTTCTATGTGGTTTCAGCTGCTGAGAACTACTACAGTGTCCTCATGGTGTTTCACGGACTAATAGACAGGATATGGAAGTCCAAGTCTGCCATCAAGAAGCAAGCTGGAATTAAAGACATTGTGAAAAGCATGTCTGCAGTTTTTGCCAGGAGACGGACGGATTCGCTGTGA
- the si:dkeyp-59c12.1 gene encoding ras-related and estrogen-regulated growth inhibitor-like protein isoform X1: MTGLNALKLDANVVVLGKDRVGKSALTVRFLSRRFIGEYGNIESIYSHNVVMDGRDITFNIWDSPCCQVLRNVNIQSIIMQKKVQWANGFVLVYSICDRASFNSVTKLIQSIKDFQGMVMVPMVIVDNKRDLNHRWTVLSEEGRMLTLTIDCQFYVVSAAENYYSVLMVFHGLIDRIWKSKSAIKKQAGIKDIVKSMSAVFARRRTDSL; encoded by the exons ATGACAGGCCTCAACGCTTTAAAATTGGACGCTAATGTAGTAGTTCTTGGGAAAGACAGGGTTGGTAAATCTG CGTTGACAGTCCGCTTTTTAAGTAGAAGATTCATTGGAGAATATGGGAATATTG AATCAATCTACAGCCACAATGTTGTCATGGATGGAAGGGACATAACTTTTAACATCTGGGATTCACCATGTTGTCAGGTATTACGAAATGTTAACATTCAATCTATTATAATGCAG AAGAAAGTCCAGTGGGCGAACGGTTTTGTCCTGGTCTACAGCATCTGTGACAGGGCCAGCTTCAACTCTGTCACCAAGCTGATCCAGTCCATTAAGGACTTCCAGGGCATGGTCATGGTGCCCATGGTGATCGTAGACAACAAGAGGGACCTGAATCACAGATGGACAGTCCTCAGTGAGGAGGGCAGAATGCTAACCCTGACAATAGACTGCCAGTTCTATGTGGTTTCAGCTGCTGAGAACTACTACAGTGTCCTCATGGTGTTTCACGGACTAATAGACAGGATATGGAAGTCCAAGTCTGCCATCAAGAAGCAAGCTGGAATTAAAGACATTGTGAAAAGCATGTCTGCAGTTTTTGCCAGGAGACGGACGGATTCGCTGTGA